GACCTCGCTGCGGAGCGCCCGGACGAGCACGTCACGGCCGCGTCCGGTGGTGGTGGTGGCCTTGGGATTGACCACCAGGATGGCCCGCATGGGCGGCACTGTACCGCGAGCCACCGAGGTATCGTGGCGGCCGTGACAAGCGTCCCTGAACCTCTGCCCGGCTCACTGCGCTGGGCGGTGTGGCTGCTGCGGGCCGAGGGGATCGCTCTGGGCCTGCTGACGGTCTTCCTGCTCTACGCCACCCTGCGCGAGACCGCCAGCCTCGTCGGCGGGCTGTTCGTGACCGTCTTCGCGCTGGCCGGAGCCGCCACGCTGTGGGCGCTCGCCGTCGCGCTCGGCCGCCGCCGGACCATCGCCCGCGCACCGGCGATCGTGTTGCAGTTCATGCTGGTGCCGATCGGTTACTACATGATCCAGGGCGGGCTGGTCTGGCTGGGCGTTCCACTGATCGTGCTCGGCCTGCTGGTCTGTGGCCTGCTGCTGACCGGGCCGACGAACCGGGCGCTGGGCCTCGACGCCGAGCGGGCCTGAGTCGGCCGACCCACCGGCCCCGGTCAGCGCTCCCGGCTCCCGGTCAGTCTCGTCAGAGCCCGCCGGCGCGGCGGGTGAGCAGCATGATGGTCGCCCGGCCGTTGTCGGCGGTAGCCGAGGCCGAGGTGGTCAGCGCGGTCAGCACCTTCCAGGCGAACGACGACTCGGCGGGCAGCCGCGAGCCCCGTGTCGTCGCGACGGACACCTCGACGGTCAGCGCGTCGTCGGTGACCGAGAACCGGCATTCGAGTTCGGCGTCCCGGGTCGCGACGGCCAGCAGCATCGCGCACGCCTCGTCGACGGCGATGCGCAGATCCTCGATCTCGTCCAGGGCGAACTGCAGCCGCGCGGCCAGTCCGGCCGTCGCGGTACGCAGTACGCCGAGATAGCCACCGTCAGCGGGCACGGTGAGCAGGACGACGTCGTCGCCGGTCTGTGGCGGTGTGGTCAGTTGAGTCACCAGGCCTATCCCCCCGTATCGGACTGTACCCGCCCACCGGGTACCGGCGGTGGCCCGGCGCACGAGCGATCTGACCCCCGGTCGGGAGCCGGCGCGACCTTCCCGGTCGGTCGGTGCCGCCCGGGTCCCGGGTACGCCGGCCGCCGGTTCGGGACGGCGGTTCTGGCCGGTACGGCGACAATGGCCGGCACGTCGTGGTGACGTGCCGGCCGGATCGCCGTACCGGCGTCGACGCCTTGGAGCCGAGCGGCCCGGCGGCGGCGACGAAAACTCACGCCTGCTTGGTCTCCCAGAAGATCTTCGCGATCTCGTCGATCTTCTGCAGCAACTCGTCGGCCTTGGAGCCGTCGGTGGTGGCCTTGGTGCCGCCGCCACCACCGGCGAGCTTGGTGGCCTCGTTGAACAGCTGGTGCAGCTGCGGGTACTTCTCGAAGTGTGGCGGCTTGAAGTAGTCGGTCCAGAGCACCCAGAGGTGGTGCTTGACCAGTTCGGAGCGCTGCTCCTTGATGATCAGGGCCCGGGTGCGGAACTCGGGGTCGGTGTTGGCCTGGTACTTCTCGTCGATCGCCTTGATCGACTCGGCCTCGATCCGGGCCTGGGCCGGGTCGTAGACGCCGCAGGGCAGATCGCAGTGTGCACTGGCGACGATGCGAGGTGTAAGGATGCGTGGAAGTCGCATGTGACCCTCCATGGCAAGTCTGTGATGATCCAGGATGACAGTACTCCTGCGATATGTCCCCGAAGGGGCGGAGGTGAAACTCGGTGTCCGCCGACACTCCCCACGTCGGGCGTCGGCTCCGGCCGCCGGTATTCGCCGTACTCGTGGTGGGGCCGTCAATGGTTCCGACGTTGCGGCACGGCGACGCGCTGCTGGTCCGGCGCGGTGGCCGGGCGATCCGCCCCGGCGACCTGGTGGTCGCCGTGTTCCGGACCCGACCGGACCTGCTCGTGGTCAAGCGCGCGGTCCGCGCCACCGACGGTGGTTGGTGGGTACGCGGTGACAACGAACTGGTCACCGACGACTCTCGGGCGTACGGGGTTGCCGACGTGCGGGGACGGGTAGTGTTCCGGTACTGGCCACGTCCGGGGCGGTTCGGTTACCAGCCGGTATGACCCTGCAGGGCGGCCGGCACCCGAGGCGCCACTATGCTCTGTAGTTCATACCGGGTGACCCCCGCTCCGCTGCCGGCGATCGCTGATCTCGCGCCGAACCGGCCGCTCCGACTGCATCGACGCATCTTGGAGTCACCATGTCATCCACCGCCGTGGACCCCACTGATCCAGCCTTCGCCCTGCATCGGGGTGGCAAGTTGACGGTCGCCTCGACCGTTCCGCTGGCCACGCGGGAGGACCTTTCCCTCGCCTACACCCCGGGTGTCGCCCGGGTCTGTGAGGCCATCGCCGCCGATCCCGCCCTGGTGGACGAGTACACCTGGGTCTCGCACACGGTGGCGGTCGTGACGGACGGGTCGGCCGTACTGGGTCTGGGCAACATCGGCCCCCGGGCGGCGATGCCGGTGATGGAGGGCAAGGCGGTGCTGTTCAAGCAGTTCGGTGGGGTGGACGCCGTACCGATCTGTCTGGACACCCAGGACGTCGAGGAGATCATCGCGGTGGTGACCGCGCTGGCACCGTCGTTCGGGGGCATCAACCTGGAGGACATCAGCGCGCCCCGGTGCTTCGAGATCGAGCGCCGGCTCGACGAGGCACTGCCGATCCCGGTCTTCCACGACGACCAGCACGGCACCGCCGTCGTGGTGCTCGCGGCGCTGCGCAACGCCGCCACGCTGCTCAACCGCAAGCTCGGTGACCTGCGGGTGGCGGTCAGTGGTGCCGGGGCCGCCGGGGTCGCGGTGACCAAGATGCTGGTGGCCGGGGGTGTCAATCCGGCCGAGGTGGTGGTCTGCGACTCCCGGGGAATCATCCACCAGGGCCGACCGGATCTGACCGAGACCAAGGCCGAACTGGCCCAGTTGACCAATGCCGCCGGCCGGACCGGTGGCATCACCGAGGCACTGCGCGACGCCGACGTGCTGATCGGTGTCTCGGGTGGACAGATCCCCGAGGAGGCGGTGGCCGGGATGGCCCCCGGCGGCGCCATCTTCGCGCTGGCCAACCCCACGCCCGAGGTGCATCCGGAGATGGCCGCCCGGTACGCCTCGGTGGTCGCGACCGGTCGCAGTGACTATCCCAACCAGATCAACAACGTGCTGGCCTTCCCCGGCATCTTCCAGGGGGCGTTGGCGGCACGGGCGGTCCGGATCACCGAGGGCATGAAGGTGGCCGCCGCCGACGCGATCGCGGCGGTCGCCAGCGAGCGGGCGTGGCCGGACGGCGAGCAGCCGGCCGGGCCGGACTCCGGGCCGCTCCGGGCCGACGCCATCGTGCCGTCACCGCTGGACCCGAGGGTGGCGCCGGCGGTCGCGGAGGCGGTTGCCGAGGCGGCTCGCCGAGACGGCGTCGCCCGCGCCTGACCGTTCGCCGTGCCATCGTTTTCGCGCCATCGCTCTCCGCGCCTGGCCGTTTGTCCGCGCCCGGCCGTCGTCCGGATCTGACCGTTCGCCCGTGCCTGGCCGTCGTCGGGGTCTGGCCCTTTCTGGGGCCTGCCCGTCGCGGTCGGCCTCGGTGTGGTCCGCGCCGTCCGGGGTCGCCGTCGGCTGGCTGCCGCCGGCCCCGGTCGGCAGGTCGACGGCCGGTCGACCCCGCCGGCGCGGCGAGGTAACGTGTCGATCATGCGTGCCGCGTACGCCTCGAAGTTCGATGCCGACGATCCACTCGCCGCGCTGGTCGTGGGTGATCGACCCGAGCCGGCACATCCCGATCCGGACTGGGTGACGGTGCAGGTGCGGGCCAGTTCGCTGAACCACCACGACATCTGGACCCTGCGCGGGGTCGGGCTACCCGCCGACCGGCTACCGATGATCCTCGGATGCGACGCGGCGGGAGTCGATCCGGACGGCAACGAGGTGGTCGTCTATCCGGTGATCCCGGACCCGGGCGATCCGCGGGGGATGTCGCTGCTCTCCGAGAACCATCCCGGCACCCTCGCCGAGCGGGTCGCGGTGCCCCGGGCCAACCTGGTGCCCAAGCCGGCCGGCATGTCCTTCGTCGAGGCGGCGTGCCTGCCGACGGCCTGGCTGACCGCGTACCGGATGCTCACCACCAGGGGACGGGTGGACGAGGGCGAGGCGGTGCTGGTGCAGGGCGCCGGTGGCGGCGTCGCGACGGCGGCCGTGGTGCTCGCGGTGGCACTCGGCAAGCGGGTGTACGCGACCAGCCGGGACGCCGGGAAGCGGGACCGGATCGCCGCCCTGGGTGCGACCGCGTTGTCGCCGGGGGCACGCCTGCCGGAGCGGGTCGACGTGGTCGTCGAGACGGTCGGCGCGGCGACGTTCGACCACTCGTTGAAGTCGGCCGCCCCGGGCGCGCGGATCGTGGTCAGTGGCGCGACGGCGGGGTACGAGCCGTCCGTGAACCTGCGCCGGGTCTTCGCCATGCAGTTGGAGATCCTCGGATCCACCATGGGTACCCCGGCGGAGCTGGCCGGTCTGCTCGATCTCTGCGCCCGGAGGGAGATCCGGCCGGTGATCGACGAGACCCTTCCGTTCTCCGGGGTGCCGGAGGCCTTCGCCCGGCTGCTCTCCGGGAACGTCTTCGGCAAGGTGGTGCTGGACCACGCCGGCTAGGGCCGGGCGAGCGGAGCCCCGCTGGCGGAGTGCCGGCGATCCCGCGCGAAGGTGCCGTGGCCTACCGGCACCGGATGGTCGGTCCGGGGCCGACACGCCCGGCAGTCGGTTGAACACGCGCGGACGACAGGATTTGAAAATCCGGACATTTCACCGGGAATCAAAACGGACAGCCGGGCGGAATAAGCCGCCGAAAATGCGCCACTAAGTCGGAGTAAAGGCGGACCTTAGAAGAACTAAAGGTTCGCATTCGCCCTTTTCCTTCGTGCCTCCGTCCGCTTCGGACCGACAGGTACAGTCGTCCCGTTCCGCCCCTCTGATCGCGGATGATGTGTAGGGCGAAGGAGTCGGATCTTGATGAGTTTCTCTGCGGCGGGCCAACACAATCGACAGACACCGGCAGCCCGGCGAGGCGGCCGAAGGAGGGTCTGGCGTACGCCGCGTTCCCTGGTGGTGGCCTCGGCGACGCTGGCGGTCATCCTCGCGGGTATTGGCGTCGCGGTCGCCAGCAGCGGCGACGGGTCGATGACAATTACCAAGAACGGCACCGTCCTGGAGGGGCGCAAGATCGAGGGCTACGTCCATATCAAGGCCAACGACGTCACGATCAAGAATGTGACCGTCAAGTACGGCGGCGCGCACGCCGTACGGGTTTTCGACGGCTTCTCCGGAGCGGTCGTCGAGAACACCTGGATTCAATGCACCCGGCCCGAGACGAATGGCCTGGTGTTCGGCAACTACACGGCCCGCAAGGTCCACATCTCCGGCTGCAAGAACGGCTTCATGCACTCGGCCGACGCACCGGCGACCATCGTCGGGTCGACCTGGAACGGCAAGCCGGTCGCGGCCGGAGACCTGCCCCCGGAGGAGGTGACGCCGGCCGAGGCGACTCCCGGTGCGACCCCGACCCCGTCCTCGGAGGAGAAGGCACCGGCCGCCGAGGCGAGCGTGAGCAGGGCGCCGACCACCCGGATTCCGTCCACCTTCCCCGGCCCGGACAACACCGGCGTACCGCCCGGCACCACGTTGACGGCCTCCGGGTCGATCAAGGTCACCCAGGACGGGCAGGTGCTGAGCGGACTGAACATCACCGGTTGCGTGACGGTCACCGCGAAGAACGTGATCCTGCGGAAATCCCGGATCACCTGCGACGGCCTCTACTCGATCCGTACCGACAATGCGGTGAACCTGGTGGTGGAGGACGTCGAGATCAATGGCAAGGGGAAGAACTCGGCGGCGGTCTGTTGCGGCGAGTACACCTTGCGCCGGGTCGACATCAGCAACGTCATCGACGGCCCCCGGCTCGGCAGTGACGTGGTGGTGGAGAATTCCTGGATTCATCACCTGACCCGGCAACCCGGCTCACACAATGACACCCTCCAGACCACCGGGGCGTCCAATATCGTGGTCCGGGGGAACTCGCTGGAGGCGTACAACCCGGTCACCAGAGATCCGTTCAACGCCTGCCTCATGATCGGATCGACCACCGGCCCGATCGTCTCGAACCTGATATTCGAGAGAAACTACTGCAACGGCGGCAACTATTCGATCGGGGTACGGGAGGATCTCAACGCCTCCAATATCCGGATCCAGAGCAATGTCTTCGGCCGGAATCACCGGTACGGCGTAATAGCCCGACCGGACCAGCGCGGCATCACCTGGGACCGGACGACCAACCTGTACGCGGACAACCGGAGGCCGGTGGTCTAGCCACCTCTCGCGGAGGGCGCGGCCGGTCGGCTGACCGGCCGCGTCTGCGCCTCTGCGGGCGGCGGGTCAGAGGCGGTCGTCGAGGGAGGCCAGGCCGCCCCGGGCCGCCTGGCCGGGCAACCGGCGCAACGCCTGTGGGTCGCCGTACAGGGACCAGCGCAGGAACTCGACCGTGGTGTCGGCGACCACCCGCAGGGCCTGCTCGTCGTCGCCGACCAGCGCCCCGCCATGGTCGCCGTCGGGCAGCGTCAGCATCGCCTTGGGCCACGGAACCCGGTCGTACGCGGCCTTGCCGGCCCGGTACGACACCACGTCGTCGAGTTGCCCGTGCACGAAGAGCTGCGGCGCGGCCTGCCCGCTGAACCCGGTACCCACGCCCAGCGCGGTGCCGGCGAGCACGATGCCGGCGTCGAGCCGCGCGTCCCGGCCGACGGTGAACAGGCCGATGGTGGTCACCCCGCCCGCCGAGTGTCCGGCCGCGCCGACCCGGTCGGTGGCGAGGTGGCGCCGGAGCGGGTCGCCGGCACGGGTGTCCAGCGCCAACACCCTGGTCAGCACGTACGACGCGTCGGCAGGTTGGTTGACCACGTCGAGCACCTGATAGCTCGACACCCCGCGACTCGTGTGCGGATAGCTGGGCGCCACCACCACGAAGCCCGCCGCCGACCAGCGGTCGAGCAGTGCCCGGTAGTCGGTGGGCCGGGCGGTCAGGCCGTGGCTGAACAGAACCACCGGAAACCGCCCGTCGGCGACCCGGGCGCCCCGGACCGGCCGGTTTCCGGCGGTTCCGGTGGCCGGGTACCAGACGGTGACCGGAAGCTCCCGGTCACCTCCCCGGTTGAACTCCAGCTCCCGTACCCCCACCGCGAACCGCCGGTTCGGGGCGACACCCTGTGGTACACCGGCCCGGCTGGGGCTCGGTCCGGCGCTACCGACCGGGGTCGGGCCGCCCGTCGGGTCCGGCCGGTCGGGCGCCGATCCGCGTGGACCGGCCGAGCAGCCGGCCAGGGTCACCGTCAGGGTGGTCGCGAGGGTCGCGCTGGCCAGGAGGGTACGGGCGGAGCGTCGGCGCATGTGCTCCAGTGTGCCGCGCCGGCCGTGCCGGTGGACCGCTCAGTCGAGCTGGTCGGCGAACTCGGTGACACCGGGGGCCGTGGCGGCGGCCGGAAGAGCACGCCGGGCCTCGGCGTCGCCGTAGAGCGTCCAGCGCAGGAATCCCGTCGTCGCGCCCATCGTCTCGTCGAAACCGGGCCGGCCCGGGGTGAGGTACTCGCCGTGTCCCTGACCGGCCAGGGTGAGGAACGCCTTGGGCCAGGGCACCCGCTGGTAGGCGTTCCGGCCGGTGCTCACCGGCACGACCCGGTCGGCGTCGCCGTGCACGAAGAGCAGCGGCGCCGCCGGCCCGGCGAACGTGCTGCCGGCCATCCCGCCGCCGGCGATCACGATTCCGCCGCGCAGCCACTCGGAGTGTCCCGGCGCGAACAGGCCGGCGGTGGTGTAGCCACCGGCGGAGTGGCCGACCGCGGCGATCCGGGTCACCGCCAGATGCCCGGCGAACCGGTCGCCGGCGATCCGGTCCAGGCGGCTCACCTGCTGGATCACCTGCAAGGCGTCCCCGGGTTGGCGCCGGACGTCGCTCCGGTCGAACCGGGTGGTCCGGCGGTTGGTGTGTGGATAGGCCGGCGCGGCGACCACGAAACCGGCCGCAGCCCACCGGGCCGTCAGTTGGGCGTGCATTTCGGGCAGACTGTGCAGGCCGTGACTGAACAGCACCAGAGGGAACCGGCCCGGGGCCACCGCGGCGTTCCGGGTCGGCCGGGGTCGACCGTCGGTGGCGGGACCGGCCGAGGTGTCGTCCCGGGCCGGGTACCAGATGGTCACCGGAAGCGGGCGGGCGGTGCCGCGACCGAGATCGAGCGTACGCACGCCGACCGCGTACGTCCGATCCGGCGCCCCGCCCGGCGGAGCCGTCGGAGCCGGCGCGGCGACCGCCCACCCGCAGGCGGTGAGCGCGATCGGCAGCAGCAGGACCGTCAGCCCCGCGAGCAAGGGGTTCACGCGCACAGCACAGACGCTAGACGGCGGACCGCCGTACGAGGCCAGCTTTCCGGTCCTCGTACGGCGGCCACCCGGACGGTTTGTACCGCCGTCCGCCCCCGATTCGGTTGTCAGTACGTCGATGCGCCGGGTGAAGGCGCGCCGTGCGGCTCCTCGCCGTGGGAGAGCCGGGGCAGCCACTCCAGCCACCGGGGCAGGTACCAGTTGTGCTGGCCGAGCAGGACCATCACCGACGGCAGCAGCACCGCCCGGACGATGGTCGCGTCGATCAGCACCGCGACGGCGAGCCCGAAACCGAGTTCCTTCATCGACACCAGTGAGCCCGTGGTGAACAGGGCGAAGACCGCGACCATCACCACGGCGGCACTGGTGATCACGCCGGCCGTACCCCGGATGCCCCGGGAGATGGCGAGTTTGCTCGGCCAGCCCCGGTCGTGACCCTCCCGGATCCGGCTGAGGATGAAGACGTGGTAGTCCATGGAGAGCCCGAACAGGATCACGAAGAGGAACAGCGGCACCCAGTTGGTGATCGAGCCGACCGAGGAGAAGCCGAGCAGTGCCGCGCCCCAACCGTGCTGGAAGACCACGACCAGCAGCCCGTACGCGGCGGCGACGGAGAGCAGGTTGAGCACGATGGCGGTCAACGCCACCACCAGCGACCGGAACGACACCAGCATCAGCAGGAACGCCAGGCCCAGCACGAACCCGAACACCAGTGGCACGCTGCGGCCCAGCGCCGCGTTGAAGTCGACCGAACTCGCGGCCAGGCCGGTCACCCGTACCTCCGCACCGCCGACCCCCTGGACGGTACGCGGGATGATCTGTTCACGCAGCGTCCGTACCGCCTGCTCGGAGGTGGCGTCGACACCGGAACCGGACAGGCCCAGCCGGACCAGCGCGACCGTCCGGTCCTGGTTGACCTCGACCGTCACCGGTTCGTGTAGTCGACCGGTGGCCACCGCCTCGGTCCGGAGGTTGTCGATCGCGGCGGTCAGGGCCGGGGTGGTGACGTCGTCGGCCCGGACCGCGACCACGGCCGGCTCGGCGCCGCCGGGGAAGGCGGCCTGGACCCGGAGGAAGGCGCTCAGCGCCGGTGCCGGGTTCTTCAGGGCGGTGATGTCCTCCTCGGCCGTCCGCATGCCCAGCAGCGGCAGTGCCAGCGCCAGCAGCGCGCCGACGGCCAGCGCCGCGGACAGGGCGGGCCGGCGCAGCACCGCGCCCAGGAAGCCCCGCCAGGCCCGGCCGCCGGACTGCCGCCGGTACAGCCCGGGTACCCGGCCCAGGTCGACCCGGTCGCCCAGCTTGCTGAGCACCGCCGGCAGCACCGTGAGGGCGCCGACTCCGGCGGTGGCGACCACCAGGATGGTGCCGACCGCGAGGCTGATGAAGGTGGCGTCCTGGGTCAGGAACATGCCCGACATCGCGATGATCACGGTCAGCGCCGAGATCAGCACCGAACGGCCGGAGGTGGCGGCGGCGATCGCCAGCGCCCGCTCCCCGGTGGCGCCCTTGGCCCGTTCCTCCCGCTCCCGACGCAGGTAGAACAGGCAGTAGTCCACTCCGACAGCGAGTCCCATCAGCAGCATCAGGTGCATGGTGGTGTCCACCGCCGGGGCGAACCGGCTGGCCACCGCGAGCAGGCCGAGCGAGCCGAGAAACGCGGTCAGGGCCAGCCCCATCGGCAGTACGGCGGCCAGCAGCGCCCCGAACGCCACGATCAGGATGCCCAGCGTCACCGGAATGGAGAGCATCGACAGCCGGTGCATGTCGGCGTCCAGGGTCTTTCCGATCGCCTCGCCGATGCTCGCGCCGCCGGTCTGCGCGACGTACAGGTCGGGATGGTCGCGCTGCACGCCGGCCACCGCGTCGCGTACCGGTCCGACCCGGTCGGCGGCGTCCTCAGCCGGTCCGGTCAGGTCGAAGCTGACCAGCGTGGCGTGCCGATCGGCGGATACCGCCTCCGACCGGATGTTCTCCACCCGGCCGGTGCCCTCGACCGCGGCGATCGTCGCGGCGACCGCGGCCCGGAAGGCGGGCGCGTCGACGACCAGTTCGTCGCTCTGGATCAGCACCACCTCGCCGGCCCGGTCCGGGAAGCCGGCGGCGGCGATGATCTCGTCGGCCCGGCGGGAGTCGCCGTGCCCGCTCTCGCTGTCCGTCGCCTCGACGGTGCCCAGTACCGCGCTCAGCGCGGTCGCCGCGATCACGAACAGCAGCCAGCCGAGAACGGCGGTGGTTCGGTGCCGGGCGCTCCAACCGGCGATTCTCGCGGCGAGGTTGCCCGGCCGTCGGGCCGGTTCGGTGCTCGGCTCTGCCCCCGTGGTGGGCGACGGGAGAACGCTCGACGTCGTCATGGCTCGACGCTAGAAGGCGGGCTGACCTGGATCGATCCGGGAAGCACCCCGGTCGGGGGTAGGGCCGGCCACGCCGGGAGGGTAGGGGAAGCCCGACCAGCATCCGGTTCGCTATCGTGCTCGGCATGGCTGACCAGCACCCTGACCCGAGCGGCAACACCGAGGCTTTCCGGGTCTTCGCCCACCCCACCGAACCGGCCACCGTAGAACCGACGTCCAGGCTGCCACTGATCATCGGCGTCGCGGTCGCGGTCGCTCTGCTGGCCGCCCTGATCGGTTGGCTCGCGCTAGGCTGACCGTCCTGATCGGCCGGCTCGGCCCTGACCGGGCCGTGCCGATCGGGTCGACCGGTGACGTCCCGTCGACCGCCCGGCCCGGCTCGGGCCGGGCCGGGCGGCACCGTCAGAGGTCGTCCTCGTCGTCCAGCCGGGCCAGCCAGGTGGCGAACCGCTCGACCGGCGTCTCGAACTCGGGATTGAGGTCGACGAAGTCGCGCAGCCGCTGGCCGAGCCACTCCAGGGTCACCGTCTCGGTGCCCCGGCGCTCGACGAGTTCCTCGATGCCTCGGTCGGTGAAGTACACGCCGCTCTCTTTCGTTGTTCCGTGACCCGTACGTGTCGACCCGTGTCGGAGCCCGCCCGCCCGTGGCGCCGGGTCAGGCCGCCGGCCGTCGCGCCGAGCCGAGCCGGGACCTGCCGGCCGGGACCTGCCGGCCGGGACCTGCCGGCCGGGACCTGCCGGCCGGGACCTGCCGGCCGGGACCTGCCGG
The nucleotide sequence above comes from Plantactinospora soyae. Encoded proteins:
- a CDS encoding S24 family peptidase is translated as MSADTPHVGRRLRPPVFAVLVVGPSMVPTLRHGDALLVRRGGRAIRPGDLVVAVFRTRPDLLVVKRAVRATDGGWWVRGDNELVTDDSRAYGVADVRGRVVFRYWPRPGRFGYQPV
- a CDS encoding right-handed parallel beta-helix repeat-containing protein; this translates as MSFSAAGQHNRQTPAARRGGRRRVWRTPRSLVVASATLAVILAGIGVAVASSGDGSMTITKNGTVLEGRKIEGYVHIKANDVTIKNVTVKYGGAHAVRVFDGFSGAVVENTWIQCTRPETNGLVFGNYTARKVHISGCKNGFMHSADAPATIVGSTWNGKPVAAGDLPPEEVTPAEATPGATPTPSSEEKAPAAEASVSRAPTTRIPSTFPGPDNTGVPPGTTLTASGSIKVTQDGQVLSGLNITGCVTVTAKNVILRKSRITCDGLYSIRTDNAVNLVVEDVEINGKGKNSAAVCCGEYTLRRVDISNVIDGPRLGSDVVVENSWIHHLTRQPGSHNDTLQTTGASNIVVRGNSLEAYNPVTRDPFNACLMIGSTTGPIVSNLIFERNYCNGGNYSIGVREDLNASNIRIQSNVFGRNHRYGVIARPDQRGITWDRTTNLYADNRRPVV
- a CDS encoding MMPL family transporter; protein product: MTTSSVLPSPTTGAEPSTEPARRPGNLAARIAGWSARHRTTAVLGWLLFVIAATALSAVLGTVEATDSESGHGDSRRADEIIAAAGFPDRAGEVVLIQSDELVVDAPAFRAAVAATIAAVEGTGRVENIRSEAVSADRHATLVSFDLTGPAEDAADRVGPVRDAVAGVQRDHPDLYVAQTGGASIGEAIGKTLDADMHRLSMLSIPVTLGILIVAFGALLAAVLPMGLALTAFLGSLGLLAVASRFAPAVDTTMHLMLLMGLAVGVDYCLFYLRREREERAKGATGERALAIAAATSGRSVLISALTVIIAMSGMFLTQDATFISLAVGTILVVATAGVGALTVLPAVLSKLGDRVDLGRVPGLYRRQSGGRAWRGFLGAVLRRPALSAALAVGALLALALPLLGMRTAEEDITALKNPAPALSAFLRVQAAFPGGAEPAVVAVRADDVTTPALTAAIDNLRTEAVATGRLHEPVTVEVNQDRTVALVRLGLSGSGVDATSEQAVRTLREQIIPRTVQGVGGAEVRVTGLAASSVDFNAALGRSVPLVFGFVLGLAFLLMLVSFRSLVVALTAIVLNLLSVAAAYGLLVVVFQHGWGAALLGFSSVGSITNWVPLFLFVILFGLSMDYHVFILSRIREGHDRGWPSKLAISRGIRGTAGVITSAAVVMVAVFALFTTGSLVSMKELGFGLAVAVLIDATIVRAVLLPSVMVLLGQHNWYLPRWLEWLPRLSHGEEPHGAPSPGASTY
- a CDS encoding ATP-binding protein yields the protein MTQLTTPPQTGDDVVLLTVPADGGYLGVLRTATAGLAARLQFALDEIEDLRIAVDEACAMLLAVATRDAELECRFSVTDDALTVEVSVATTRGSRLPAESSFAWKVLTALTTSASATADNGRATIMLLTRRAGGL
- a CDS encoding zinc-binding dehydrogenase, translating into MSIMRAAYASKFDADDPLAALVVGDRPEPAHPDPDWVTVQVRASSLNHHDIWTLRGVGLPADRLPMILGCDAAGVDPDGNEVVVYPVIPDPGDPRGMSLLSENHPGTLAERVAVPRANLVPKPAGMSFVEAACLPTAWLTAYRMLTTRGRVDEGEAVLVQGAGGGVATAAVVLAVALGKRVYATSRDAGKRDRIAALGATALSPGARLPERVDVVVETVGAATFDHSLKSAAPGARIVVSGATAGYEPSVNLRRVFAMQLEILGSTMGTPAELAGLLDLCARREIRPVIDETLPFSGVPEAFARLLSGNVFGKVVLDHAG
- a CDS encoding alpha/beta hydrolase family protein; protein product: MRRRSARTLLASATLATTLTVTLAGCSAGPRGSAPDRPDPTGGPTPVGSAGPSPSRAGVPQGVAPNRRFAVGVRELEFNRGGDRELPVTVWYPATGTAGNRPVRGARVADGRFPVVLFSHGLTARPTDYRALLDRWSAAGFVVVAPSYPHTSRGVSSYQVLDVVNQPADASYVLTRVLALDTRAGDPLRRHLATDRVGAAGHSAGGVTTIGLFTVGRDARLDAGIVLAGTALGVGTGFSGQAAPQLFVHGQLDDVVSYRAGKAAYDRVPWPKAMLTLPDGDHGGALVGDDEQALRVVADTTVEFLRWSLYGDPQALRRLPGQAARGGLASLDDRL
- a CDS encoding NAD(P)-dependent malic enzyme: MSSTAVDPTDPAFALHRGGKLTVASTVPLATREDLSLAYTPGVARVCEAIAADPALVDEYTWVSHTVAVVTDGSAVLGLGNIGPRAAMPVMEGKAVLFKQFGGVDAVPICLDTQDVEEIIAVVTALAPSFGGINLEDISAPRCFEIERRLDEALPIPVFHDDQHGTAVVVLAALRNAATLLNRKLGDLRVAVSGAGAAGVAVTKMLVAGGVNPAEVVVCDSRGIIHQGRPDLTETKAELAQLTNAAGRTGGITEALRDADVLIGVSGGQIPEEAVAGMAPGGAIFALANPTPEVHPEMAARYASVVATGRSDYPNQINNVLAFPGIFQGALAARAVRITEGMKVAAADAIAAVASERAWPDGEQPAGPDSGPLRADAIVPSPLDPRVAPAVAEAVAEAARRDGVARA
- the sodN gene encoding superoxide dismutase, Ni, with the translated sequence MRLPRILTPRIVASAHCDLPCGVYDPAQARIEAESIKAIDEKYQANTDPEFRTRALIIKEQRSELVKHHLWVLWTDYFKPPHFEKYPQLHQLFNEATKLAGGGGGTKATTDGSKADELLQKIDEIAKIFWETKQA
- a CDS encoding alpha/beta hydrolase family protein — translated: MRVNPLLAGLTVLLLPIALTACGWAVAAPAPTAPPGGAPDRTYAVGVRTLDLGRGTARPLPVTIWYPARDDTSAGPATDGRPRPTRNAAVAPGRFPLVLFSHGLHSLPEMHAQLTARWAAAGFVVAAPAYPHTNRRTTRFDRSDVRRQPGDALQVIQQVSRLDRIAGDRFAGHLAVTRIAAVGHSAGGYTTAGLFAPGHSEWLRGGIVIAGGGMAGSTFAGPAAPLLFVHGDADRVVPVSTGRNAYQRVPWPKAFLTLAGQGHGEYLTPGRPGFDETMGATTGFLRWTLYGDAEARRALPAAATAPGVTEFADQLD
- a CDS encoding DUF6104 family protein → MYFTDRGIEELVERRGTETVTLEWLGQRLRDFVDLNPEFETPVERFATWLARLDDEDDL